Proteins encoded together in one Planctomyces sp. SH-PL14 window:
- a CDS encoding Ig-like domain-containing protein, with the protein MLLTSWLRFVRARFWWNAVRRPRRRTRASARLGLPEALEARTLLSGVSAQPDVYHTPADQALASAVSVLANDPGATSGSSAALTQNAAHGSVSLNADGTFSYTPATGYTGVDQFQYVVEVGGDSSAATQVSIFVGDVAGDDTSTSHLLTGQSARAAGQIGDNANGAYDVDFYRITLNAGDSVRLDIDAAQRDNGTSLSSLDSHLRVFDEWGYEVAANGNGIDPQTGQSSNDSVLTFSASSSGTYYIGLSAAGNEWYSTYGSGSGSGEGSGSGGSSAPGLAYELQVDVTPRTPLSFTQAEFEYTLPLNSSSEAVVGTLSVEDADGGSLYFSSSSSSWPFTVDSMTGQIRVYDSYALQVGTTYTFEVTAQDYYGSATTAVSILVTPSTNQPPAFTESTFEFSVPRDVQQYATVGQIAATDAEGDYRLYWATDNSSPFSVDSDGSIRVNDPWSLTVGQTYTFGVMVVDAWGQDAATVSITIAPPLNQPPQFTQTTYSYQVESDALYGAAVGTPVANDPEGDSLNWMTSESTGPFLLDWSTGAITVSDPTQLVEGQTYTFSVTVADTYGSATALISIEVVAPGSGTGSGSGSGSGEGSGSGEGSGSGSGETSGSGEGSSSGSGEGSGSTSGTGGGSTSGSGTEYGNGYSGGNGNPYGSGSSGEGSSTAPPPRIDVFGREQYSPNIELPVLGGLAVGTEWGGLTDPYLDLLPTGSQGNVALSTVTTTSDNTEDPETWELADSQYARTTVESESVTTSSTVDEYGGWTYFEHVVTTYTVVTTFDDQNGVTYTLTQTGSTDTEFFYSKSYDGVGVETVSWYVLVHESDHYAFVRETDVVETDAEGGTFTVTGLYSSSGDQERHVRLGTLPGSAASGPAFEESVEETYNGTLVVLSTTAADSTERIEVQTSGGYEWQLVLQSGASSTLSYESSGEDDFSVTTESDVDESTTRTITVPAAAEQPAYDITLNVSLLDTSHSSFVTHDEFAFSLTTTYDAAHQITGSAYAYSDSGTLVSIQHADLTSGLYIAMNGDQTRTISTTRLDSTIEDEYQTTSSGTLVSGSLTGTSEGHDATTLESDVLYTLTHDDPVEETMTTLIRHSHVESTNVTAARPDGDTWSTADSRHTTLVGSDVTFTAGGLLESAGESDYSTEDRVNITTLNMSGTGPAIPFASESVLRTEGTEEWTLSVETETEGATGSNGASLGYSTSTTTASTGAGTEAYFTQDSLTLDVDKTTTATIPTGGNQITHTILQSTSNTIESGITAWAETSSSVSSFSLEVENVDVDQDGVVEEDEAHLVTEIVLESTYDYTDVTAFSGYTEEVSHLDVETIRNGVQSTVITDRHSLSETGGIVIPFNPANSLPEDLQWEGHSDDPTQFENPVDPGFVTIQLPVDETSAMRMYSVGTGGGVFLDGSLTGGAITFGGLTVALTSASDPEEVVAAGMTGTRLHDSQSLRVRSESSTVDGWGTTVVDPENPPPDAEVILESDTWAISIYDAATTFWEDVEADVTIFDPKTNDLRDTRLIQTQQHDWTAGQTIDHFMYGSGTRVLENGSVQAAEDEVSSSQTVLHTRTLTNTEITERGASITLPEGSSTGGEGHRGLPPDTFLQFTVFVPGSSPWTDYMVTRVRNYSGDVTSETRDRSTFASESTNTTHVLTTGTPDPEAVPTNDDPGYTYSTTGSIVTTEKSEVMAVHEEVREAEEWTQERVNMGGVVAPSRQFGLMGGVVSVNAAPNAPFSAGLLVESSDSESEYRTLSTDSSMQMTTVLFGGEGQESVDTIGGSSSTLMQQYSSEESFDGITSGSRQVSSESVDTAIGSYTYNRWIELELDSNMETQLVQDEASFTTSFTHSTLNEQMQESSGLADTQYSMSDDVQRTIISKLVRDADADGNVADNDTRSAEVVAEGSVTLWIEGAGAQVRTNLGQRAAVQSANVMRTVAYDVTDRRTFDNGDEDHFRHEVRTDSANFEMEAEEERPQFTALKVYRRGSSATHSSRTEILLEDEQLHYERNETVDQQFGGNWKEAITPPSEEEAPYGWDLATGSSFSVHGSEVLKIDIDLSEAGEGARPDGGPAYTIGEYTASGETIQSRSWAGWSGGMDGSGNQTITVEDAGWFDPVTGELWLERSLTDATTQSGSTSTSTQEETGILGAGIAGSGGSHLWVLLAAHPPVTETTYVAWTGLADAASLDLNTYGAAVGTGAYSNDGQTWTLPIPITPVETEGQTSGSGESSGSGESSGSGEGSSSGGESGSGSGSSGSSGSPTTTTEWRTIYNAMSTSPTGNNSTQAGGGINGSQVITGIVDAFSLNADAVMGFGRDLVAKLGEQSKMLECDGNVCWVKGETQEPITENGWSDREPYSYHLTITGGKTTHQVLTDAGWTDIQKAGAQGRGKRSELPRVEKSQKELQDTFIKDMNAKGIAVADASGKILSGIDAFPVDSATRETLHRKLKDADGGFLWGFLFDTDSQAEDYDKAGIPTVRLPATLPQPPIPPAEVAENIADAVEDAREQTANRVSQEECIDDSVNHEDSTAAEESAPNAIDSLIAAIGGHEGDVLDQALDHVQEQLPRIQAAGQIAGSVVMIATAGGILMTCPVLGPVAAIGVGYMLLTGGDNFYAGVTTMLTNTPTETFKHQILTDLTGSSTIASFVEAGMDIAATGGTMRNAGCFVAGTLVRVASMPKGHDTGVICDVEPTNQGGHGTLTTQFASVLEAASSTCVPIESVPLGARVARRNPIPGDYDSTFAEPDRETWVCLTLEVTRTDGTVVDAELLRPQWWVTQQQVEVKGRIPIVSRELEVEGWATVHSIAACPRLAVGDGQIVTGRFITRQVDGTVRAALSTGETLEGTSIHPVWSADDGCWRPLGELNVGDALLGRNGPVWVEAIGQCRNPVSVYNIEVHGEHVYEVTSAGVLVHNANDDCLFKLGQDALKAGREHEAYELGKLGLPKNTTVWRPTGNETQSAAFKVIVGEAKHTKTGVLKGTILDATEGGFTEIKGGTSILQSSYQLRLQTYRSVIEGQPYTIHTTRPISPTFRDWLSRWGVRVEG; encoded by the coding sequence ATGCTGCTCACGTCATGGCTGCGGTTTGTTCGTGCGCGCTTCTGGTGGAACGCCGTCCGGCGTCCACGCCGCCGGACCCGCGCGTCCGCCCGGCTCGGCCTCCCCGAAGCTCTCGAGGCGCGGACCCTCCTGTCCGGCGTCTCCGCACAGCCCGACGTCTACCACACCCCCGCCGACCAGGCCCTGGCCTCGGCCGTCAGCGTCTTGGCGAACGACCCCGGCGCGACGTCCGGCAGCAGCGCTGCGCTGACCCAGAACGCAGCCCACGGCTCGGTCAGCCTCAACGCGGACGGCACATTCTCCTACACCCCCGCCACGGGCTACACCGGGGTCGACCAGTTCCAGTACGTCGTCGAAGTCGGAGGGGACTCCTCGGCGGCGACCCAGGTTTCGATCTTCGTCGGCGACGTCGCCGGAGACGACACCTCCACGAGCCACCTGCTGACCGGCCAGTCCGCCCGGGCCGCCGGACAGATCGGCGACAACGCGAACGGCGCCTACGACGTCGATTTCTACCGCATCACGCTCAACGCGGGCGATTCCGTCCGGCTCGACATCGACGCGGCCCAGCGCGACAACGGCACATCCCTGAGCAGCCTCGACAGCCATCTCCGCGTCTTCGACGAGTGGGGATACGAGGTGGCGGCGAACGGCAACGGGATCGATCCGCAGACCGGTCAATCCTCGAACGACAGCGTCCTGACGTTCAGCGCCTCCTCGTCCGGGACCTACTACATCGGCCTCTCCGCGGCCGGCAACGAGTGGTATTCCACGTACGGCTCCGGCTCGGGTTCCGGAGAAGGCTCCGGATCGGGGGGGAGCAGCGCCCCAGGCCTGGCGTACGAGCTGCAGGTGGACGTCACCCCCCGCACGCCGCTGAGCTTCACCCAAGCCGAGTTCGAATACACCCTGCCGCTCAATTCCTCGAGCGAGGCGGTCGTGGGGACGCTGAGCGTCGAGGACGCCGATGGAGGGAGTCTCTACTTCTCGTCCTCCAGCAGCAGCTGGCCGTTCACGGTCGACTCTATGACCGGCCAGATCCGGGTCTACGACTCCTACGCGCTGCAGGTGGGAACGACCTACACCTTCGAAGTCACCGCGCAAGATTACTACGGGTCCGCGACGACGGCCGTCTCGATCCTCGTCACGCCGTCGACGAACCAGCCCCCCGCGTTCACCGAGTCCACGTTCGAGTTCTCCGTCCCGCGGGACGTCCAGCAGTATGCGACCGTCGGCCAGATCGCGGCCACGGATGCCGAAGGGGACTATCGGCTCTACTGGGCGACGGACAATTCTTCGCCGTTCTCCGTCGATTCCGACGGCTCGATCCGCGTGAACGATCCGTGGTCCCTGACGGTAGGCCAGACCTACACCTTCGGAGTGATGGTCGTCGACGCCTGGGGCCAGGACGCGGCCACCGTCTCCATCACCATCGCGCCGCCGCTCAACCAGCCGCCGCAGTTCACGCAGACCACGTACAGCTACCAGGTCGAGAGCGACGCCCTGTACGGAGCCGCGGTCGGAACCCCCGTGGCGAACGATCCGGAAGGGGACTCCCTGAACTGGATGACGTCCGAATCGACCGGCCCGTTCCTCCTGGACTGGTCCACGGGGGCCATCACGGTCAGCGATCCGACGCAGCTCGTCGAAGGCCAGACCTACACCTTCTCGGTCACGGTCGCGGACACCTACGGCTCGGCAACAGCTCTCATCTCCATCGAGGTCGTCGCTCCGGGATCGGGAACCGGATCCGGCAGCGGCAGCGGTTCGGGTGAGGGGAGCGGCTCCGGGGAAGGGAGCGGGTCGGGAAGCGGAGAGACCTCCGGCAGCGGGGAGGGGAGTTCGTCGGGATCGGGAGAAGGCTCCGGATCGACGAGCGGGACGGGAGGCGGCAGCACGTCCGGTTCCGGAACCGAGTACGGCAACGGCTACTCGGGGGGGAACGGCAACCCGTACGGCAGCGGGTCGAGCGGCGAAGGATCGAGCACCGCCCCGCCGCCGCGGATCGATGTCTTCGGCCGGGAGCAGTATTCGCCCAACATCGAGCTGCCGGTGCTCGGCGGGCTCGCCGTCGGGACGGAGTGGGGGGGCCTGACGGATCCCTACCTCGATCTCCTGCCGACCGGTTCGCAGGGGAACGTCGCGCTCTCCACGGTCACGACCACCTCCGACAACACCGAGGATCCCGAGACCTGGGAACTCGCGGACTCCCAGTACGCGCGGACCACGGTCGAGTCCGAATCGGTCACCACCTCGTCGACCGTCGACGAATACGGCGGCTGGACGTACTTCGAGCACGTCGTCACCACCTACACCGTCGTGACGACCTTCGACGACCAGAACGGCGTCACCTACACGCTCACGCAAACGGGATCGACCGACACCGAGTTCTTCTATTCGAAGTCCTACGACGGGGTCGGGGTCGAGACGGTCTCCTGGTACGTCCTGGTCCATGAGTCCGACCACTACGCGTTCGTTCGCGAGACCGACGTCGTCGAGACCGACGCGGAGGGGGGGACCTTCACCGTCACGGGGCTGTACAGCTCGTCCGGGGACCAGGAGCGGCACGTCCGGCTCGGCACGCTCCCCGGTTCGGCCGCGTCGGGGCCGGCGTTCGAAGAGAGCGTCGAAGAGACTTACAACGGTACGCTCGTCGTCCTGTCGACCACGGCGGCCGACTCCACGGAGCGGATCGAGGTCCAGACGTCCGGCGGCTACGAGTGGCAGCTCGTGCTGCAGAGCGGGGCGTCGTCGACGCTGAGCTACGAGTCTTCGGGCGAGGACGATTTCTCGGTCACCACCGAGTCGGACGTCGACGAGTCCACCACGCGGACCATCACCGTTCCCGCGGCGGCGGAGCAACCGGCCTACGACATCACGCTGAATGTGTCGCTTCTCGACACCTCCCACTCCTCCTTCGTCACGCACGACGAATTCGCCTTCTCGCTGACGACGACCTACGACGCGGCGCATCAGATCACCGGTTCGGCCTACGCCTACTCGGACAGCGGCACGCTCGTGTCGATCCAGCACGCTGATCTCACCTCGGGACTCTATATCGCCATGAATGGCGACCAGACGAGGACGATCTCGACGACTCGGCTGGATTCGACGATCGAGGACGAGTACCAGACCACCTCGTCCGGAACACTCGTGTCGGGGAGCCTGACCGGGACCAGCGAAGGGCACGACGCCACGACACTGGAGAGCGACGTCCTCTACACGCTGACGCACGATGATCCGGTCGAAGAGACGATGACCACGCTCATCCGGCACAGCCACGTGGAATCAACCAACGTCACCGCCGCGCGGCCCGATGGCGACACGTGGTCCACGGCGGATTCGCGGCACACGACCCTCGTCGGCAGCGACGTGACCTTCACCGCCGGCGGGCTCCTGGAGTCCGCCGGGGAGAGCGACTACTCCACGGAGGACCGTGTCAACATCACGACCTTGAACATGTCCGGCACGGGTCCGGCCATCCCGTTCGCGTCCGAGTCCGTTCTTCGCACGGAGGGGACCGAGGAGTGGACGCTCTCGGTCGAGACGGAGACCGAAGGAGCGACCGGGAGCAACGGGGCGTCGCTGGGATACTCGACGTCGACCACCACGGCCAGCACGGGGGCGGGGACGGAGGCCTACTTCACTCAGGACTCCCTGACGCTCGACGTCGACAAGACAACGACGGCAACAATCCCCACCGGCGGCAACCAGATCACGCACACGATCCTGCAGAGCACCAGCAACACCATTGAGTCCGGCATCACCGCCTGGGCGGAGACCTCGAGCTCCGTGTCGAGCTTTTCGCTGGAGGTCGAGAACGTCGATGTCGACCAGGACGGCGTCGTCGAGGAGGACGAGGCCCATCTCGTCACCGAGATCGTCCTGGAATCGACGTACGACTACACCGACGTGACCGCCTTCAGCGGCTACACCGAGGAAGTCTCGCATCTCGACGTCGAAACGATCCGCAACGGGGTGCAGTCGACCGTCATCACGGACCGGCATTCGCTCTCCGAGACCGGCGGGATCGTGATCCCCTTCAACCCGGCGAATTCGCTGCCGGAAGACCTGCAGTGGGAAGGGCATTCCGACGATCCGACGCAGTTCGAGAACCCGGTCGACCCCGGCTTCGTCACGATTCAGCTGCCGGTCGACGAGACCTCCGCCATGCGGATGTACTCGGTCGGGACCGGCGGGGGAGTCTTCCTGGATGGCAGCCTGACCGGCGGGGCGATCACGTTCGGCGGCCTGACTGTGGCCCTCACGTCGGCGAGCGATCCGGAGGAGGTTGTGGCGGCCGGCATGACGGGCACGCGGCTGCACGATTCCCAGTCCCTCCGCGTCCGGAGCGAGTCGTCGACCGTCGACGGCTGGGGGACCACGGTCGTCGATCCCGAGAATCCGCCGCCGGACGCCGAGGTGATCCTGGAAAGCGACACCTGGGCCATCTCGATCTATGACGCCGCCACCACCTTCTGGGAGGATGTCGAGGCGGACGTCACGATCTTCGACCCCAAGACGAACGACCTCCGCGATACGCGGCTCATCCAGACGCAGCAGCACGACTGGACGGCGGGCCAGACGATCGACCACTTCATGTACGGCTCGGGGACGCGGGTCCTGGAGAACGGCAGCGTCCAGGCCGCCGAGGACGAAGTCAGCTCCAGCCAGACAGTCCTCCACACCCGGACGCTGACCAACACGGAGATTACGGAGCGCGGGGCGTCGATCACGCTGCCGGAGGGGAGCTCGACCGGCGGCGAGGGCCACCGCGGTCTCCCGCCCGACACCTTCCTGCAGTTCACCGTTTTCGTCCCCGGTTCCAGTCCCTGGACCGACTATATGGTGACCCGCGTCCGGAATTATTCGGGCGATGTCACCAGCGAGACCCGCGATCGCAGCACGTTCGCGTCGGAATCGACCAACACCACGCACGTCCTGACCACCGGAACGCCCGATCCCGAGGCGGTGCCGACGAACGACGACCCCGGCTACACGTACTCGACGACCGGCTCGATCGTCACCACGGAGAAGTCGGAGGTGATGGCGGTTCACGAGGAGGTCCGCGAAGCGGAAGAGTGGACTCAGGAGCGGGTGAACATGGGAGGCGTGGTGGCCCCCAGCCGCCAGTTCGGCCTGATGGGGGGCGTGGTGAGTGTGAACGCCGCCCCGAACGCGCCGTTCTCGGCCGGGCTCCTCGTGGAATCCTCCGACTCGGAGTCGGAGTATCGCACGCTCTCGACCGACAGCTCGATGCAGATGACAACCGTGCTGTTCGGGGGGGAAGGGCAGGAATCGGTCGACACGATCGGTGGAAGTTCCTCAACGCTCATGCAGCAGTATTCGAGCGAGGAGAGCTTCGATGGAATCACGTCCGGAAGCCGCCAGGTCAGCTCGGAGAGCGTCGACACCGCCATCGGTTCCTATACTTACAACCGCTGGATCGAGCTGGAGCTCGACTCGAACATGGAGACGCAGCTGGTGCAGGACGAGGCATCGTTCACGACTTCGTTCACTCACAGCACGCTCAACGAGCAGATGCAGGAAAGTTCCGGTCTGGCGGACACTCAGTATTCCATGTCGGACGACGTCCAGCGGACCATCATCAGCAAGTTGGTCCGGGACGCCGACGCGGACGGGAACGTCGCGGACAACGACACGCGGTCCGCCGAAGTGGTCGCCGAGGGGAGCGTTACCCTGTGGATCGAAGGGGCCGGCGCCCAGGTCCGGACCAACCTGGGGCAGCGGGCAGCGGTACAAAGCGCGAATGTGATGCGGACCGTCGCCTACGATGTCACGGACCGCCGCACCTTTGACAACGGGGACGAAGACCACTTCCGCCACGAAGTCCGGACCGACTCGGCCAACTTCGAGATGGAGGCGGAGGAGGAGCGTCCGCAGTTCACGGCCTTGAAGGTCTATCGCCGCGGCTCCAGCGCGACCCACAGCTCCCGGACGGAGATCCTGCTGGAGGACGAGCAGCTCCACTACGAGCGCAATGAGACCGTCGACCAGCAGTTCGGCGGGAACTGGAAAGAGGCCATCACTCCCCCGTCGGAAGAGGAGGCTCCCTATGGCTGGGACCTGGCGACCGGTTCCAGCTTCTCTGTCCACGGCAGCGAGGTCCTGAAGATCGACATCGACCTCAGCGAAGCGGGCGAGGGAGCGCGCCCCGACGGCGGCCCGGCCTACACGATCGGGGAATACACAGCCTCCGGCGAGACGATCCAGTCCCGCTCCTGGGCCGGCTGGTCCGGCGGGATGGACGGAAGCGGGAACCAGACGATCACAGTGGAGGACGCGGGCTGGTTCGATCCTGTGACCGGCGAACTGTGGCTGGAGCGGAGCCTGACCGACGCCACCACACAGTCGGGCTCCACCTCGACCTCCACGCAGGAAGAGACCGGGATCCTGGGCGCGGGGATCGCCGGCTCCGGAGGATCCCATCTGTGGGTCCTCCTGGCGGCGCATCCCCCGGTCACCGAGACGACATATGTCGCCTGGACCGGCCTGGCGGACGCGGCCTCGCTGGACCTGAACACCTACGGCGCAGCCGTGGGGACCGGCGCGTACTCGAACGACGGCCAGACCTGGACCCTCCCGATCCCGATCACTCCGGTCGAGACCGAAGGCCAGACCAGCGGCAGCGGAGAATCAAGTGGAAGCGGTGAGTCCAGCGGCAGCGGCGAAGGTTCTTCGTCAGGCGGCGAATCGGGCTCAGGCAGCGGCAGTTCCGGCAGCAGCGGCAGCCCCACGACCACGACGGAGTGGCGGACGATCTACAACGCGATGTCAACGTCGCCCACTGGCAACAACAGCACGCAGGCCGGTGGCGGGATCAACGGCTCGCAGGTCATCACGGGGATCGTGGACGCCTTTTCGCTGAATGCGGACGCGGTGATGGGGTTCGGTCGCGATCTGGTGGCGAAGCTGGGCGAACAGTCGAAGATGCTCGAGTGCGACGGGAACGTCTGCTGGGTCAAAGGCGAAACTCAGGAACCGATCACGGAGAACGGCTGGAGCGACCGGGAACCCTACTCCTATCACCTCACAATCACGGGAGGAAAGACGACTCACCAGGTTCTGACCGACGCCGGATGGACTGACATCCAGAAGGCGGGGGCTCAGGGGCGAGGCAAGCGGAGCGAACTGCCGCGGGTCGAGAAGAGTCAGAAGGAGCTTCAGGACACGTTCATCAAGGACATGAATGCCAAGGGAATTGCAGTCGCGGACGCGAGCGGCAAGATCCTCAGCGGAATTGATGCCTTCCCGGTCGATTCAGCCACTCGGGAAACGCTGCACCGAAAGCTGAAGGATGCAGATGGCGGATTTCTCTGGGGCTTCTTGTTCGACACGGATTCACAAGCAGAAGATTACGACAAGGCAGGAATTCCGACGGTTCGGCTCCCCGCCACTCTGCCTCAGCCCCCGATTCCACCGGCCGAGGTGGCGGAGAACATCGCGGATGCAGTCGAGGACGCCCGGGAGCAGACGGCGAACCGAGTCTCGCAGGAAGAGTGTATTGATGACTCGGTCAACCATGAGGACTCTACGGCAGCCGAAGAGAGTGCCCCCAACGCCATCGACTCACTGATTGCAGCGATCGGGGGCCATGAAGGTGATGTACTCGACCAAGCCCTCGATCACGTGCAGGAGCAACTTCCCCGGATCCAAGCTGCCGGGCAGATTGCAGGCAGTGTCGTCATGATCGCCACCGCTGGTGGTATCCTCATGACCTGTCCGGTTCTCGGGCCCGTTGCAGCAATTGGCGTCGGTTATATGCTTCTGACGGGGGGAGACAATTTTTACGCCGGCGTAACAACGATGTTGACGAACACGCCGACGGAGACGTTCAAGCATCAAATCCTCACGGATCTAACTGGGAGCAGTACGATCGCCTCGTTCGTCGAGGCGGGAATGGATATCGCCGCGACAGGCGGGACAATGAGAAACGCCGGCTGCTTCGTTGCCGGAACTCTTGTCCGTGTAGCCTCTATGCCGAAAGGCCACGACACTGGAGTAATTTGCGACGTCGAACCGACGAATCAGGGTGGTCATGGTACGTTAACGACTCAATTCGCTTCGGTTTTGGAGGCTGCGTCGTCCACTTGTGTGCCGATCGAATCGGTTCCGTTAGGAGCGCGGGTCGCTAGACGCAATCCGATTCCTGGAGACTACGACAGTACCTTCGCTGAGCCTGATCGGGAAACCTGGGTCTGTCTGACGCTTGAAGTGACTCGAACTGACGGAACGGTCGTCGACGCGGAATTACTTAGGCCCCAGTGGTGGGTGACGCAGCAGCAGGTGGAGGTGAAAGGGCGAATTCCGATCGTTTCCCGGGAACTGGAGGTGGAGGGCTGGGCGACTGTCCACTCCATCGCGGCCTGTCCGCGACTGGCAGTAGGTGATGGCCAAATAGTCACTGGTCGGTTCATCACCCGCCAGGTCGACGGCACGGTTCGGGCTGCGTTGTCGACCGGAGAAACCCTGGAAGGGACGTCAATCCACCCCGTCTGGTCGGCAGACGATGGATGCTGGCGACCCTTGGGTGAACTGAACGTGGGGGATGCTCTGCTCGGCCGGAACGGGCCTGTTTGGGTTGAGGCAATTGGGCAGTGCAGAAATCCAGTTTCGGTGTACAATATCGAAGTTCATGGCGAGCATGTCTATGAAGTTACTTCAGCCGGCGTGCTCGTCCATAATGCCAATGACGACTGTCTCTTCAAGTTAGGACAAGACGCGTTAAAAGCTGGCCGCGAGCATGAAGCCTATGAACTGGGGAAACTCGGACTTCCAAAGAACACGACAGTGTGGCGGCCCACAGGCAATGAAACGCAGAGTGCGGCATTCAAGGTGATTGTGGGTGAAGCTAAACACACAAAGACGGGAGTCCTGAAAGGCACAATTCTGGACGCTACAGAGGGCGGTTTTACTGAAATAAAAGGAGGCACCAGCATCTTGCAGTCCAGCTATCAGCTGAGACTCCAAACATATCGGTCCGTAATTGAAGGGCAACCGTATACGATCCACACGACAAGGCCAATTAGTCCGACATTTCGCGATTGGCTCAGTCGGTGGGGCGTGCGTGTCGAGGGGTAG
- a CDS encoding IS5 family transposase produces the protein MAVVVRPRKKEDADERRCLGRSRGGLNTKVHAAVDAQGHVVSMKLSPGQDGDGPHGRELLAEFSRGQIEHVLADTAYDGDETRALVKRLKAKACIKPHKRRTRTKRYDKERYKHRNLVERFFGRIKQFRRVATRPERTARNFVGFVWLAALIMDVL, from the coding sequence TTGGCGGTCGTCGTCAGGCCGAGGAAAAAAGAGGATGCCGACGAGCGCCGCTGTCTCGGCCGGTCTCGCGGAGGTCTGAATACCAAGGTCCATGCGGCTGTCGATGCTCAAGGGCACGTGGTCAGCATGAAGCTCAGCCCCGGCCAGGACGGTGACGGCCCGCACGGCCGGGAACTGCTTGCGGAGTTCTCCCGAGGGCAGATTGAGCACGTTCTCGCTGACACCGCCTACGACGGTGATGAAACGCGGGCCCTGGTGAAGCGGCTGAAAGCGAAGGCTTGTATCAAGCCGCACAAAAGGCGGACCAGGACGAAGCGTTACGACAAGGAGCGTTACAAGCACCGGAATCTTGTGGAGCGGTTCTTCGGCCGCATCAAGCAATTCCGTCGTGTGGCGACCCGGCCCGAAAGGACGGCCAGGAACTTTGTCGGCTTCGTCTGGCTCGCGGCCCTCATCATGGACGTCTTGTGA
- a CDS encoding transposase, which yields MVGQSVLDRFIQQAPLCVMARATLEKVFAPQRLDALFQRTAVRQYERELLFSTVVDLMSLVVCRVTPSVHRAYQQKKAQIPVSIRALYDKLGHIEPATSRELVRQTASEMAELIRTLPAMAAPLLPGYRVKILDGNHLEGTEHRLKPLRTQGGGALPGQCVVLLDPQLRMILDVIPDLDAYTQECRLCLPLLEGIEPKDVVIDDRNFCTSELLFGLARHAAFFITRQHRGRLRWEVTGKAKSLGRGDSGRLTEEPVRLTDPTTGEVLPVRRITIELDEPTRDHDSTLHLLTNLPASEVTAAQVAELYRERWTIETAFQELTTHLRCELNTLGYPPAALFGFCTAVACYNVLAVVQAALASAHGQEFVDEQFSHWRMSDELSRTYVGMMIAIPADQWEQYGTLPTEALSRQLHVWAQSVDVIRYRKSIRGPKTRTKRPAARAQHFSTDRLLKQRRSNTG from the coding sequence ATGGTTGGTCAATCGGTCCTCGACCGCTTCATTCAGCAGGCTCCGCTTTGTGTTATGGCCCGGGCGACACTTGAGAAAGTCTTCGCCCCGCAGAGATTGGATGCCCTGTTTCAACGGACGGCTGTCCGACAGTACGAACGGGAGCTTCTGTTCTCGACCGTCGTCGATCTCATGAGCCTGGTCGTCTGTCGCGTCACACCGTCCGTTCATCGGGCCTATCAGCAGAAGAAGGCCCAGATTCCCGTCTCCATCCGGGCTCTCTACGACAAACTGGGGCATATCGAACCGGCCACGTCCCGAGAACTGGTGCGGCAGACCGCCTCTGAGATGGCCGAGCTGATCCGGACGCTGCCGGCGATGGCGGCTCCCCTCCTTCCCGGATACCGGGTCAAGATTCTCGACGGCAACCACCTAGAGGGAACAGAGCATCGGCTCAAGCCGCTGCGAACTCAAGGAGGCGGAGCCTTGCCCGGCCAGTGCGTCGTCCTGCTCGATCCCCAGCTCCGCATGATCCTGGACGTGATTCCTGACCTGGATGCCTACACCCAGGAGTGTCGTCTCTGCCTGCCGCTGTTGGAGGGGATCGAACCCAAGGATGTGGTGATCGACGATCGGAACTTCTGTACGAGCGAACTCCTGTTCGGTCTGGCCCGACACGCCGCGTTCTTCATCACCCGGCAGCATCGGGGCCGGCTGCGATGGGAGGTTACCGGGAAAGCCAAATCGCTCGGCCGGGGCGATTCCGGCCGCCTGACGGAAGAGCCTGTCCGCCTGACGGATCCCACAACCGGTGAGGTCCTGCCGGTCCGCAGAATCACCATCGAGTTGGACGAACCAACCCGGGATCACGACTCCACGCTCCACTTGCTGACGAACCTGCCCGCCAGTGAGGTCACCGCAGCACAGGTCGCTGAGCTGTATCGGGAGCGATGGACGATCGAGACAGCCTTCCAGGAACTGACGACACACCTGAGGTGTGAACTCAACACCCTTGGCTATCCGCCTGCGGCCCTCTTCGGCTTCTGCACGGCGGTTGCGTGCTACAACGTCCTGGCGGTCGTGCAGGCCGCTCTGGCTTCTGCTCATGGCCAGGAGTTCGTTGACGAGCAGTTCTCGCACTGGCGGATGTCGGATGAGCTCAGCCGCACCTACGTCGGGATGATGATCGCGATTCCGGCGGATCAATGGGAACAGTATGGAACTCTTCCCACCGAAGCTCTCAGCCGGCAGCTCCACGTCTGGGCCCAGAGCGTCGATGTCATCCGATATCGCAAATCGATTCGTGGTCCCAAGACACGCACCAAACGTCCAGCCGCGAGGGCTCAGCACTTCTCGACCGACAGGCTTCTCAAGCAGCGGAGATCCAACACGGGATAG